The Cataglyphis hispanica isolate Lineage 1 chromosome 5, ULB_Chis1_1.0, whole genome shotgun sequence genome has a segment encoding these proteins:
- the LOC126850101 gene encoding uncharacterized protein LOC126850101 gives MLLGALFYFGILFAFQGFLIVSVITQRGEVSVLRIAFIMTVFINTFAHTCLYCTVGEILVAQCEGVYKAVCECKWYTLEPKKAKNLLIIMIYANKPLYLTAGKLFPMTLATLCNLLKTSGGYISILLAYRE, from the exons ATGCTGCTTGGGGCACTCTTTTACTTTGGTATATTATTCGCTTTTCAAGGTTTTTTAATCGTTAGT gTGATAACTCAGCGTGGCGAGGTCTCTGTACTACGTATAGCTTTTATCATGACAGTGTTTATTAATACGTTTGCACACACATGCCTTTACTGCACTGTGGGAGAAATTTTGGTCGCGCAA TGCGAAGGAGTTTACAAGGCCGTATGCGAGTGCAAGTGGTATACGTTGGAGccaaaaaaagcaaaaaaccTATTGATTATAATGATTTACGCCAACAAACCGCTGTATCTTACCGCGGGAAAACTATTCCCTATGACACTGGCTACTCTTTGTAAT ttGTTAAAGACATCGGGTGGTTATATATCGATCTTGCTGGCATATCGAGAATAA
- the LOC126849560 gene encoding uncharacterized protein LOC126849560 codes for MLGIWPKNNETKCEKLLTNVRVIVMLNIGFWFCIIPSVHSLFRIWGNIMSMIDNLQYTLPFIMATIKFFIMWQKKKDILPLLNMIKHDWLKPKTMQERNTMIRQARFACMLTIFGYFIMLVSFSLATILPIFGISIRYLTNKTDPGRLVPIQTYYIYDRDKSPFYEITYALHIFGLFMAACAYSGTDCFLSLLIFHVCGQLENLKERVNELDKFNNFTSVLAHSIQDHIRLIRLFIIFKH; via the exons ATGTTGGGCATTTGGccgaaaaataatgaaaccaaatgcgagaaattattaacaaatgtaCGCGTAATCGTGATGCTAAATATAGGCTTCTGGTTCTGTATTATTCCGAGTGTGCATTCCCTGTTCAGAATATGGGGCAATATAATGTCGATGATCGATAATCTGCAATACACCTTACCATTTATAATGGCAACGATTAAGTTTTTCATTATGTGGCAGAAGAAGAAAG ACATTCTACCGCTTCTAAACATGATTAAGCACGATTGGTTGAAGCCAAAAACTATGCAGGAGAGGAATACTATGATAAGACAAGCGCGATTCGCGTGTATGCTCACGATATtcggatattttataatgttggTCTCCTTTTCTTTGGCTACGATTCTTCCTATCTTCGGTATTTCAATAAGATATCTAACGAATAAAACGGACCCGGGTAGATTGGTGCCGATACAAACGTATTACATTTATGATCGAGATAAAAGcccattttatgaaataacttACGCTCTACACATTTTCGGTTTATTTATGGCTGCCTGTGCTTATAGCGGTACCGATTGTTTTTTAAGTCTGCTGATCTTTCACGTGTGCGGTCAATTGGAGAATCTCAAGGAGCGCGTCAACGAGctcgataaatttaacaatttcacAAGCGTTCTAGCTCACAGCATACAAGATCATATACGTCTCATCAGGTTATTCATCATATTTAAGCATTGA